In the genome of Deinococcus multiflagellatus, the window CCCGGGTGTGGCCCAAAGTGCTCGCCCATCAGGGCCACCGCGTTCTGCCCGGTCAGCCAGCAGCTCTGCCCGGTGCCGGACTGTGGCAGCCCCGGCACGCCCAGCGCCGCGTCCAGCGCGGGGGCCGCGTCCACCAGCGGGCGCAGGGTGGGCAGGTCCTGGTCCCACACCGAATCCGGCGGGGCGTCCAGCGGGTGCCCCACGCCGTCCAGTGCCAGCCAGAGCAGCCCGGTCATGGGCCAAGGATAGGGCCCGGGGGGGCCGTCAGCGCCAGGCGAACACGTCTCTGGCCGTGCGGTCCGGGTTGGTGACGGTCACGGAGCGCTGGCCCCACGGGGTGTCGGAGGGTCCGGGGCTTCGTGACCCGCCGCGCGCAGCGGGGCCCTCGGCTTCCAGGGCCAGCTCTGCCCGCCCCCACCCAGGCGGGGTTCAGCTCGCGCATCAGGGCCCCTCGGTTGCCCAAGCCAGCCACGCAAATCTGTCTCTCGCTGGGGTCGGCTCCGCTGGGCTGGAGACCAGCAGACTCACAGAGGGGCGGTTGAAGGTACAGGGGGATGCCCCGCCTCCCCCCGAGCTGTGCGATTCGGCGGATGCCTCCGGGCCCGGGGTGCCCTACCCTGCGGGCATGAGCCGCCCCCTGCCCCCCGGTACACCTGTCACGCTGCATGCGCCGCAGGCTGGCCTCCCGGCCGGCACCGCTGGCGTGATTGTGGCCGCGCCCCAGGCCGGCAGCGTGTACGAGGTAGACTTTGCCGGGCAGGTGGTGGCAGTCAACCGCGTGCACCTGAAAGTGATGCGCCTGGACCTCGATCCGCCGCCCGTTCACGAGGACCTGCGCCCGTATGTGCAGTATGCCTGTGTGATGGGCAGCCGGGCCTTTGGCCTCAGCACCGACACCTCGGACACCGACCTGCGCGGCTTTTACCTGCCGCCTGCGCGGCTGCACTGGGGTCTGGGCGAGGTGCCCCCCCAGCTGGAATTTGCGGCCCCCGGCACCGAGGAGGTGTACTGGGAGGCCCGCAAATTCGTGCTGCTGGCCCTGAAGGCCAACCCCAACGTGCTGGAGGTGCTGGCCTCGCCGCAGCCGGTGACGGTGA includes:
- a CDS encoding nucleotidyltransferase domain-containing protein gives rise to the protein MSRPLPPGTPVTLHAPQAGLPAGTAGVIVAAPQAGSVYEVDFAGQVVAVNRVHLKVMRLDLDPPPVHEDLRPYVQYACVMGSRAFGLSTDTSDTDLRGFYLPPARLHWGLGEVPPQLEFAAPGTEEVYWEARKFVLLALKANPNVLEVLASPQPVTVTPVAGALLNIRSAFLSRRIAQTYGEYVQAQFRRMEADRRTHGEVRPKHVMHLLRLLLSGAHALRTGEILVDVGEHRAALLAVKTGELTWAEADRWRAQLQRDFEHAAAHTGLPDRPDFAAVEAWLVDARRAALDW